The following coding sequences lie in one Rutidosis leptorrhynchoides isolate AG116_Rl617_1_P2 chromosome 6, CSIRO_AGI_Rlap_v1, whole genome shotgun sequence genomic window:
- the LOC139855717 gene encoding uncharacterized protein, with protein sequence MSGVQDSLDLKFHLLNGSDIGSKSFPIVPTIATSNEKCISQWPKDLFESWLFIAAVNTGLLSSKDTQSKKLQKLEFNVYMFQCVMFLHVSRNRNVNKDTTTSCC encoded by the exons ATGTCTGGCGTTCAAGATTCTTTGGACCTGAAATTTCATTTGCTTAATGGATCGGATATTGGTTCCAAAAGCTTTCCAATAGTTCCAACTATCGCTACTTCGAACGAAAAATGCATTTCCCAATGGCCTAAAGATTTATTTGAAA GTTGGTTATTTATTGCTGCTGTTAATACAG GTCTCTTATCTTCGAAAG ACACACAAAGCAAAAAGCTGCAGAAATTGGAATTTAATGTTTACATGTTTCAAT GTGTTATGTTTCTACACGTGTCAAGAAACAGAAACGTTAACAAAGACACAACAACAAGCTGCTGTTGA